A window of the Hordeum vulgare subsp. vulgare chromosome 5H, MorexV3_pseudomolecules_assembly, whole genome shotgun sequence genome harbors these coding sequences:
- the LOC123397363 gene encoding probable protein phosphatase 2C BIPP2C1, giving the protein MDSSKKIAMDNQGPPGMRTEEVLAMAAVEARSPGSSTVLVAHFDGQVLHVSNIGDSGLLVIRNGQVYTQTKAMTYGFSFPLQIENGVDPSRLVQNYAIDLQEGDTIVTASDGLFDNVYDHEVASIVSKSLEADRKPTVQGVSLGIICGSFCYYRWAPKLSASAPEIACFFTPRSRDSGLTGRAVMTGGAMVLERWPTSLSNAKRHA; this is encoded by the exons ATGGATAGTTCCAAAAAAATTGCTATGGACAATCAAGGGCCACCAGGGATGAGGACCGAGGAAGTCCTTGCTATGGCGGCAGTTGAAGCACGGTCCCCTGGTTCTTCAACTGTCTTGGTTGCTCACTTTGATGGCCAG GTCCTTCATGTATCTAATATTGGTGATTCGGGATTACTGGTGATAAGAAATGGACAAGTATACACACAAACAAAGGCGATGACATACGGTTTCAGTTTCCCGTTGCAAATAGAAAACGGTGTTGATCCTTCAAGACTTGTACAG AATTACGCTATCGATTTACAAGAAGGTGATACCATTGTGACAGCTTCGGATGGTCTCTTCGACAACGTCTATGATCATGAGGTGGCATCTATTGTCTCGAAATCTCTAGAAGCTGACCGCAAGCCTACA GTACAAGGAGTTTCACTAGGAATTATATGTGGAAGTTTTTGTTACTACCGATGGGCGCCAAAGCTTTCTGCGTCGGCACCTGAG ATTGCCTG TTTTTTCACACCAAGATCAAGAGATAGTGGGCTGACCGGGCGGGCGGTGATGACAGGTGGTGCCATGGTGCTGGAAAGGTGGCCAACATCATTGTCAAACGCCAAGCGTCATGCCTGA